The DNA window AGACAGATGTTTCACTGGCAGTCAGGTGCTTTGTAATGTGGAAGCGTCTCAGGAACAGTGCTTCATTGAGTAAACCTGATGTTAATGCACCATAACAAGCTAACATGAGGCTCCAACATCAACACGACACCCCCTCCTGCCTCCAGCAGACCTgatcctcagtgtgtgtgtgtgtgtgtgtgtgtgtgtgtgtgtgtgtgtgtgtgtgtgtgtgtgtgtgtgtgtgtgtgtcctcccagGCTCAGAGCCACCCAGCTCACCACAGGtggtggaggatggaggagaggaggatgaggaggagctgagcggAGGGGAGGAGGCAGAACTGAGGTCAAGCTCCGGCCGGGGGTCCCTGCTGACCCGAAGAGGCATCACCCTGAGGGTTCTGCTGAAGGACGGCCTGGTGGAGCCAGGGGACGGCGTGCTGGCCATCCACTACCTGGTAATAACACACAGCACAGCAGAAAACGGAGAGAATGTGTAATATTTATGTGTTGAGTTGTGTCTGGTGAGGTTGGCCAGTGTCTCTGAATTGCACCAGGTGATTTCTTTAGGGGAGTAAAcactctcatcttcctcttctctctttcctcaggGTAAGAACTTTGTTGGGGACCTCTTGAATGATGGGAAGATCCGATGGGTGGAGACGGGTCAGATCTTCAACTCCCCCAGTGCCTGGGCGACTCACTGCAAACGTCTGGTCAACCCTGCCAAGAAGTCAGGCTGCGGCTGGGCGTCGGTACGATACCGGGGGCAGAAGCTGGTCCAGTACAAAACCACCTGGCTGCACAAGTACCAGCCCAGCGCAGACATGGTGAGACCACAAGGACGGATCCTTTttgctcttcatcttctccttttCTGAATCAAGCAAAGTATCTGACACAAAATACTGAAATTAGAACATATTTTCTTGTAATAGTTTCTAATTCTGTGCGAATAACGACAAAGCTGAATGAAAAGCCTGTTTACTTGTAGTACAGCATCTTATCAGATAGTTAATAAGTTAAGATAAGATTAGATAAAACTTTATCGATCCAACACCGGGGAAATTCCCTATTCTTGTTTCAGTGCAGAGACAGAACGTTAAGAGAGAAAAAGattggagaagaagagaaaagtccGATTTTAAAAGAGGAGTGATTAATTCTATAACAAGGGAAAGATCAGAACTTTATTCACTTGGAAATAAAGTCTACCCTTATAATTATTTGCTCACAGAGGAAGATAAATCTGTAATCTTATAATCCACAGTCCATTACATTGAGCCGTAGATATTCTGGAGACAGAATTTCTCTGAGCCCTGATCACAGATTCACTGTGGACATGAGCAGTTTTCCTTTATCACACTCTTTAATTGGGAGGATTGTTAGAGGCCTGAAGAGGTGAAAATATACagtgttttattaaagttaGTCAAAAATCCCAGATCTGGAATGAAACAGATGATTTTCTGGCCTTTAATCATCCATGTTAACAAAAAGTTTATATTATCAAGCCATTTCTCTTCAATGATATTCTCAACTTTTGTTTCCGGGACCTTGGGGCATGATGTGCTCACCTGATAGTTTATATGACTGTCTCTACTTAACCCTGTGTCTTATATCCTGTGATGTCAGAGCCTGGTGAGTGAGGAAGATGACgacgaggatgaagaggaggggaaaacGGCCGTGCAAGCAGATGAGAAGAACAAGAACGGCAAACCTGGATTAAGTGGTACGATCCTGCTCTTCTAaccccttctcctcttcctcttcctctcccctcccctcctctcactctccctctcccctcccctccccttcctcctcttcttcctcttcctctcctctcctctcgtctcaaACCTTTCCGATGCTCGTTACAGATGTCATGGTTTCTCGAAgaactgacagagagagaattcCTGTCAGATATTGCACCTTGGGCACCAGAGACGCTGCCAGGTACATCCTGCTATTCTGACTGATCTATGTAATTTTAAATGACTATCATAATGTACATGCGGTGAATGACACACTACCTTGTCTCCTCAGAGATACGCACACTCTAGTGGAGCTGTCGGCTTTCTCAGCCATCAACAGATTTCAGCCTTTCAACGTGGCCGTGTCCAGTAATGTTCTGCTGCTAATGGTGAGCTACAGTCGCAGCTGGAGCAGGATAACGAAACACTGAcccacattttgaaaaacatagttacctgcttgtgtttcttttatagGACTTTCACTGTCACCTGACCACCAGTGAGGTGGTGGGATACCTCGGAGGACGGTGGGACACCAACACACAATGTGAGTGGGACGTTAGCCGTAGAAATAGGAATAAGCAATAACACATAGGTATATATTAGCAGAATATGAAAAAGAGGATGTCTTCATCACCAGCGTGTTTCTCTTTATCGTTGCTGTATTTCAGTGCTGACAGTCTTAAGGGCTTTCCCCTGTCGGACCAGGCTGGCGGATAGAGACGCAGCTTCTGCTGTTGAGGAGGAGGTACAGTAACACAAGGACTGTGAATCAGTCATGTTTGCCCTCAGAAAACATGAAGGTGAATGacagacattttaaagattCACAGCCTCTTCCTGTGCCCCAGGACAGCTCAGCAGGCAgcacttttttcattttctgggACATTTCTATGATTTGGTTTGTTGGCAGAGtgagggaggaggcaggaaaCTGGATGTCAGGGTAGAGTTAGAAAAATGACAGTTAGTAAGTGGTCTGACTGGCCGGGACCCGAACTACGTGCTATGTTTGCAAAGCCTGGAGATGTGCACATGTATTAAGAATAACCATGTATCCCTTTTGTTAAATCAGTGTATTGTCCCGTTTCCTCTGGTCTAGATCTGTCAGAACCTGTTCATGCGCGGGCTGTCGCTGGTGGGCTGGTACCACAGTCACCCCCGTGGTCCGGCTCTGCCCTCGCTGCAGGACATTGACTCCCAGATGGACCACCAGCTGAGGCTGCAGGGTTCAAACAACGGCTTCCAGCCCTGTCTGGGCATCATTTGTGGTCAGTGTGGGACTGTTATTCATTATTGATCTGCATATAAAACTGTCTTGAAAAAACTTTTCCCGCTATGAAAACATGTTCTATcaatattattaattaattagtaCTAGTGAGTATTAGTACTAACTACTACTAGTGAGTCCCTGCATGGAAGTCAAATAGAATTGAATAAGTTCACTGAAGTAGCTCTATATActttacagaggaggaggatctaGCTACAATGGTAGTACAGTAAGTGTACTGCAGGGTCAGAAATGGTTATCATCATCAAATATTATCTCTAAAGCCATAtgaacaatttgtctcatggggTTTAACTTCAAGGTGCAACCTCCACTGACCTTCACCCTCAATAAGAGTGAGACAAAACTACTAGAAAACCCCATTAACAGGGGgagaaaaacattacaaaaatg is part of the Limanda limanda chromosome 9, fLimLim1.1, whole genome shotgun sequence genome and encodes:
- the mpnd gene encoding MPN domain-containing protein; this encodes MGSEPPSSPQVVEDGGEEDEEELSGGEEAELRSSSGRGSLLTRRGITLRVLLKDGLVEPGDGVLAIHYLGKNFVGDLLNDGKIRWVETGQIFNSPSAWATHCKRLVNPAKKSGCGWASVRYRGQKLVQYKTTWLHKYQPSADMSLVSEEDDDEDEEEGKTAVQADEKNKNGKPGLSDVMVSRRTDRERIPVRYCTLGTRDAARDTHTLVELSAFSAINRFQPFNVAVSSNVLLLMDFHCHLTTSEVVGYLGGRWDTNTQLLTVLRAFPCRTRLADRDAASAVEEEICQNLFMRGLSLVGWYHSHPRGPALPSLQDIDSQMDHQLRLQGSNNGFQPCLGIICGPYYHGNQGVASTITPFWVVPPPEQRPNDYGIPVAVEVTYVQDNFLTSDVLNEMMLLVDYYRAAPDVVQFSQYWCPDTTMMEKIKGSLSCHAPKDQAYSQILEHVYSQLGSIP